A section of the Streptomyces sp. CG1 genome encodes:
- a CDS encoding SGM_5486 family transporter-associated protein, with the protein MPVLEPNPQNGQRKMLLVFGSFFAILVIIAIVATLASP; encoded by the coding sequence ATGCCAGTGCTCGAACCCAACCCCCAGAACGGCCAGCGCAAGATGCTGCTCGTCTTCGGCTCGTTCTTCGCCATCCTCGTGATCATCGCCATCGTCGCGACGCTCGCCTCGCCGTGA
- a CDS encoding glycoside hydrolase family 75 protein: MRVRSLTLAAAGAALLVPTALSTPVAPFPPPRGTVVRSGGDVSAAELLARVRDCAQVSLGLYRTHEDARSSVPVCGTHDAVYWKAGLAIDCDGRPTAHCSPRADPEFSETTAYLQSDGRYLNAAWLPYIVIPAPSRIWDHHTYGIEGGSVAAVVYRNRVQYAVVGDIGPHDLIGEASYATARGLGIHPDPRDGGAPSGVTYIVFKNSRAEPIEDRRAAVRTGERLARLFVQGE, encoded by the coding sequence GTGCGGGTACGGTCGTTGACCCTGGCCGCGGCCGGTGCGGCCCTTCTCGTCCCGACGGCGCTGTCCACCCCCGTCGCACCGTTCCCTCCACCCCGGGGGACGGTGGTCCGCAGCGGAGGCGATGTGAGCGCCGCCGAGTTGCTGGCCCGGGTGCGTGACTGTGCCCAGGTGTCGCTGGGCCTGTACCGCACCCATGAGGACGCCCGGTCGAGCGTCCCTGTCTGCGGGACCCACGATGCCGTGTACTGGAAGGCCGGCCTGGCCATCGACTGCGACGGCCGGCCCACAGCTCACTGCAGCCCCCGCGCCGACCCGGAGTTCTCCGAGACCACCGCCTACCTGCAGTCCGACGGCCGCTACCTGAACGCCGCATGGCTGCCCTACATCGTGATCCCTGCCCCGAGCCGCATCTGGGACCATCACACGTACGGCATCGAGGGCGGTTCCGTCGCCGCCGTCGTCTACCGCAACCGGGTGCAGTACGCCGTCGTCGGCGACATCGGCCCGCACGACCTCATTGGCGAAGCCTCCTACGCCACCGCCCGGGGCCTCGGCATCCACCCCGATCCACGCGACGGCGGGGCGCCCTCCGGCGTCACCTACATCGTCTTCAAGAACTCCCGCGCGGAGCCCATCGAGGACCGGCGGGCGGCGGTGAGGACGGGGGAACGGCTGGCACGGCTGTTCGTGCAGGGCGAATGA